A region of the Nitrospirota bacterium genome:
CACCTGCATCTATGCCCACACCTACACCTTCCACACACCACCTAACATCGCCAACTGCATTAGCAATGCTATATTGATAAGTTTCTGATTTTGTAACCTCATCAGAACCTGAGATGGATGAAGAACAGGTATTACTTCCTCCTCCTGATGCTGACTGAAAATAGGAAGGATTGGAATTACAGGTATTTTCAGATGAGCCATCAGCAAAAAGTAAGTTTGGTGCTAAAAGCAAGGTTGCAACAAAGAAAAACATCTTTTTAAAAGGTGCATCTTGTTTCCTTTTTCAAGCCCACTTAAATGCATCCTTATAAAAGCATATGGGGGGTAGAAAGTCAAGAGGAATTTTTGAGATTCTGAAACAACCCATGAAACAAGTTCAGGGCATGATTCAGAATGACCTCTCTAAAAATCCCCTCCCTTGACGGGAGGGGTTGGGGGAGGGTGAACAGAAAAGTCCAATCACCCCTCACCCTCGCCCTCTCCCGAGAGGGGAAAGACAAAAAACCTCTTGACAAACCCAAATCTATCCTTTATACTAACTATAGTTTGAATATATTATAGCTTATAAAACGATAGTTGGAGGTTGACATGGGCAAAAAAGGCGAAAAAATCTTAGAGGAAAGAAAGGACATTGTGCATGCCTTAGTTGAGTCAGGGAAATCCTATAGAGAGGTTGCCTCTACATTAGGCATAAGTATAGGAAGTGTGCATAAAATCATGCATGAGCCTGATGAGCTAATCTTTCCACTCGTTGAACAACTGAAAAAAAGACTTTCCGCAAGACATTATCTGCTTTCTGACTATATACTTAGCAGAATCTCAGAACTTAACATGACTTATGCGTCCCTTAAAGACAAGGTCATTGCCTCTGCAATACTGATAGATAAGGCAAGGCTTATAGATGACTCCTTTAGAGGTAGAGGCATTAAAGAGCTTGAAGAGCTAAAAAAGGAGAATGAACGCTTGAACACTCAAAAGGATGATAAAGCTATTGAATTAAAAGAGAAAACAGATGAATTTGCAGTTAAAGAATGAACATATAAAAAAAGGGAGATGGAAACGATTATTATTTCATCAGGATTTTTATGTGAGGCAACAGGGATACTAAATGGATTTGTGTCTGAATGGATTTTAGAGCTTGACTATTGTTTCAGCTTAGCTCAAAATATTTATATCTCATGAAGGTACTGGTAACAGGTGCTACAGGCTTCATTGGAAGCCATCTTGTGGAGGAACTCCTAAGAAGAGACTATGAGGTTACCTGCCTTGTAAGGAAGACCTCCAACCTTCAATGGCTCGATGGGCTCGATATAACCCTGCTGTATGGGGACTGTGAGGACAGGGAGTCGCTTTTTTCTGCTGTCAAAGGACAGGAGCTTATATTGCACCTTGCAGGGCTGACAAAGGCAAAAAAGGCACGGGACTTTTTCCGAATAAACACATTGGGCACAGAGAACCTTGTAAGTGTAGTGGCACAGGCAGAGCCGAATATTAGAAAATTTGTTTTCCTAAGCAGTCTTGCCGCAGTTGGCCCAAGCCGGAATGGAAAACCTGTTAACGAAGACACTTTGCCCCAACCTGTATCGGAGTATGGCAGAAGCAAGCTACAGGCAGAAGAGGCTGTCCTTAAATTCAAGAATCATCTGCCTGTGACAATCATAAGGCCTCCTGCTGTTTATGGTCCAAGGGATAAGGACTTATATGTATTTTATAGGATGCTTAAGAAAGGAATCTTTCCTTACTGGGGCATGTGCTATTATTCCCTGATTTATGTGGATGACCTTGTAAAGGCAATAACCGAAATAGGAGTTAGCACCGATACCTATGGAGAGACCTATTTTGTCTCAGACGGAAATATCTATAGCAATGTAGACATTGCAAACGCAATATCTCAGGCAGTGGGCTCAAGACCCATACGCCTAAGGATACCAAACCGTTTTCTGCCTATTATTGCATCTATAGGTGGAATACTAAGCAGAAAAACTGGTATAATCAATATCGATAAAATCAAAGAGATATGCTATCCCCGATGGGTATGTGACTCATCGAAGGCGAATATGAAGTTTGGGTTTTTACCAAAAACAAAGATAAAGGAAGGAATTACATGGACGGCAAACTGGTACAAGATTCATCGATGGCTGTAAAGAAATCTTCAGACCTGTTTGAAAAGTGCTTTAGATTCACCCGTGTAAAAGAGCTTAAGGCAGTAGGGCTTTATCCGTATTTCAGGGTGATAGAAAGCGCACAGGAGCCAGTGGTCATTATGAACGGCAAAAAGATGGTAATGGTTGGCTCCAATAACTACCTTGGTCTCACAAACCATCCAAAGGTCAAGGAAGCCGCTATAGAGGCAATCAGAAAATACGGCTCAGGATGTGCAGGCTCGAGGTTCCTTAATGGCACACTGGACATCCATATAAGATTAGAAAACAAGCTTGCCCAATTCATGAGAAAAGAATCTGCATTGGTATTTTCGACAGGGTTTCAGGTGAACCTCGGAGCCATATCGGCATTAGTGGGAAAAGACGATGTTGCAATCATAGACAAGATGGACCATGCAAGCATTATAGATGGTGCAAGACTCTCCTATGGAGAGGTTAGAAAATTCAGGCACAATGATATGGCAGACCTCGAAAGAATACTCGATGAGTCCAATGCCTTAGGAAAGTTCATAGTAGTTGACGGTGTATTCAGCATGGAAGGGGACATCGCAGAGCTCCCTCAAATCGTAAGACTTGCAAAAAAATATGGTGCCCGAACAATGGTGGACGATGCCCATGCAATTGGAGTCTTGGGAAAAACAGGCAGGGGGACTGCAGAGCACTTTGGCATTGAATCCGATGTGGACATCATAATGGGCACATACAGCAAATCCCTTGCCTCCATAGGAGGGTTTGTGGCAGGCTCTGAGGATGTAATAGATTACATAAAACACTTTGCAAGGTCATTAATCTTTAGTGCAAGCCCGCCTCCTGCATCCGTTGCATCAGTGCTTGCCGCAATAGAGATTATAGAGCAAGAGCCTGAAAGAATAAAGAGGCTGTGGAAAAACACAAAAAAGATGCTAAAGGGGTTCAAGGAGATGGGCTTCGATGTAGGAGTAAGTCAGACCCCAATCATACCTATAATGGTCGGAGAAAACGAGACGGCATTTAAGATGGCAATGATGCTTCAGGATAATGGCGTGTTTGCAAATGTTGCCGTAAGTCCTGCTGTTCCAAACGGAAAAGCCCTGATAAGAACAAGCTATATGGCGACTCACACAGATGAGCATCTCGATATTGTCCTTGAGGCATTCAGCGTTGTCGGAAAACAGCTGGGACTCATAAAATAGCTTGGAACTCGTAGAGGTTGGCTCTAAAAAAGACATCGATGCCTTTATAAAGTTTCCCTTATCTATTTATCGAAACGACCTGCTTTATGCACCTCCGCTTTTAAGGGAGATGAAATCGCAGTTTTCAAAGAAAAACCCTTTCTTTGACCATGCTGAAGTGAAATTATTTCTCATAAAAGGAAAAGGAAGGATCGCCTCTATCATAAACAGAAGGCATATAGAGTTTCATAATGAAAATGTAGGATTCTTTGGATTCTTTGAGTGCATAAACGACCCCGAGGTCTCTAAAACACTCTTTGGAAGGGTCTCTCAGGAGCTTAAAAAGCATGCTCTTGAGGTTATGCGTGGGCCTATGAACTTTTCTACGAATGAGGAGTGCGGCTTTCTCCTGAATGGGTTTGATTTGCCACCAATGCTCATGACCCCTTATAACCCTTCTTACTATAACGACCTTGCTACAAGTTTCGGAATGCAGAAATCCAAGGACCTCTTTGCATATATATACGATGTTCAAGACGAGCTACCTGAGAAGGTTCTTAAGGTAGCTGGTTTTGCAGAAAAACAGGGAATAAGCATAAGGCCAATCAGCATGAAAAATTTCGGCTCTGATATGACTGCATTCAAGGAGATATATAACTCCTCATGGCATGATAATTGGGGTTTTATACCTCTTACAGATAGAGAGCTGAATTTTATGGCAGGAAGGTTAAAACCTGTCATTGTGCCGGAGCTTTCCCTAATAGCTGAAAGAAAAGGTGAGCCAATTGGCTTTATGGGATTACTTCCTGATTACAACCATGTCTTAAGGGCAATGAAGGGAAGGCTAAACCCGGTTACAATCATAAAAGCCATTTATTATTCAAGAAGGATAAAAGACCTGAGACTTCTCCTTTTAGGCATAAAAAAAGACATGAGGGCAAAGGGCGTGGATGCCCTTCTTTTTAGAGAAGGCTTCAATACCCTTAAAAAAAAGGGCTTTAAAAGAATAGAGTTTTCATGGGTCTTAGAGGACAACCTCCCTGTTCAGAGGATTGTCAGAATGCTGGGAGGAAAACTCTATAAGACATATAGAATCTACGAGAAGGGGCTATAGTTTCCTAAGCACCAACACTGCATTAACCCCACCAAAGCCGAATGAGTTTGATATAGCTGTTTTGATGTTAGCCTTTCTTTGCTCGGTAACAAAATCCAACTCAAACTCAGTCTCCTTTAGATTTATGGTTGGCGGAATTATACTCTCAACAAGGCTCATGGCTGTAAAGCCTGCCTCAAGTGCACCTGATGCACCGAGCATATGGCCGGTCATGGATTTATTTGCAGTTATAGATATAGTCTTTTTAAATACAGCACATATAGCCTCTGCCTCTGTCTTGTCTCCTATCAGAGTGGCTGTGGCATGGGCATTGATATAGTCGATATCCTCCGGATTTAGACCTGAGTCAAGGAGTGCCTTTTTCATTGCATCTGCCTGTCCAGCGATTGAAGGTCTTGTCTCGTGAAAGGCATCGACTGTGCAGGCATAGCCTATGACCTCTGCATATGGCTTAGCGCCCCTTTTTAAGGCTGATTCGTACTCCTCGAGAACCAATACACAACTGCCTTCAGACAGTATAAAGCCGTCCCTTTCCCTGTCAAAAGGCATCATTTTGCCCTGCCTTGAAAGAGCACCTGCCCTGCCATAGCCCTCGATTGCCAAAAGGCATATCGGAGCCTCCGAGGCCCCTGCAAGGACAATATCTAAGATAGTATGCTTTATTGCCCTATATGCCTCTCCAATTGCATTTGCCCCTGAGGCGCATGAATTGGATATACCTAAAGAACTGCCTTTTATGGAAAGCCTCTGTGCCACATAAGAGCCTGCCATGCCAATCGTTGTGAAGGGCATGAGATAAGCCGACACTGTGCCCTTTAATGCCCTTTCAAGATGTGATATGCCTCCTCTGCTTGAGCCTATGAGCACGCCTGAGGAGGAAAGGGATTTACCTTTAAGCCCTGCATCATTAACTGCCATTATCGAGGCAGACACTGCATAATGTATGAATGGGTCAAGCCTGTTTATCTCTTTTATAGAGAGAAATTCCTCTGCATGAAAATCCTTAAGCATGCCGGCTGACCTCCATGCGCCTTTTATATTCAAGCCATGCATGCCTATGCCGGAGATACCTGACTTCAAAGAATCCCATGATTTTTTAAAGGTATTTCCGAGAGGACTCACCGCACCTATACCTGTAATAACAACCCTTCTCATTGTCAACTATAATAGCATGAATGGTTTACAAATACATTTTTCTTAAGATTTAGGGTAGGTGGGTCATGCTGAATTTATTTCAGCATCTCAAAGGATTTCTGTTATAATCCTTTACTATGTCTAATCTCATAAAATCTCTGCCTAAGAGATTAAAATCAGGGCTTACACCTGCTGAAGAAAAACTCCTTAAAGACATTGAAAACAATGAAGAAACAATTTTCTCAGAAGGCACTGATATTGGTGACCCTAAAAATGCAAATCAATGGGGATTTAATCGCACAATCAGGGCTGAGCTTCTACACTGGTTATGCACCAATCAAAATATCAGAGCCTTTATCTCAAATAAAGGCATTCAAATCTTTGGTGCAAAGATTAAAGGAACACTTGATTTTCAGGCAATCAACCTGCCTTTTATCTTTGGATTGTTTAAATGCTCTATGGAAGGTGTCATATTAATGGATGCAGAGACAAAGAGTCTGAATTTTAATGAAAGCCATATAGGTTCTTTCAATGCAGATGAGCTTACTGTTAAAGGAGATGTGTTTTTAGATAAAGTAAATGCAAATGGAGAGGTTCGGCTTCTGTGTGCTAATATCAGTGCTCAGCTTTCATGCACAGAAGCGGTCTTTGAAAACCCTGAAGGAGAGGCTTTCATCGCAGATGGGCTTACTGTTAAAGGAGATGTGTTTTTAGATGAAGTAAATGCAAATGGAGAGGTTAGGCTTCCGGGTGCAAATATCAGTGGTCAGCTTTCATGTGAAGGAGCGGTCTTTGAAAACCCTGAAGGCAAAGCCTTTAGCGCCAGAAATCTAAAGGTAAGAGATGATTTATTTTTGGACTATAAAAAATTGATGGTATTTTAGACCTTAGCCATGCAGAAGTAGGACAGCTAACAGATGAAGAAAATACCTGGCCCTCAGAGGGCAAGCTTTTTATTGAAGGCTTTAAATATAAGGTATTTGGAGATGCACCAAAAACAGCTGAGGAGCGTTTAAAATGGCTCAGGCTTCAGCCAAAAAAGCACTTCTCTACTCAGCCCTATGAGCATCTCGCAAATCTCTATGAAGAGATAGGACATGAGACAGATAGAAAGGAAGT
Encoded here:
- a CDS encoding NAD-dependent epimerase/dehydratase family protein produces the protein MKVLVTGATGFIGSHLVEELLRRDYEVTCLVRKTSNLQWLDGLDITLLYGDCEDRESLFSAVKGQELILHLAGLTKAKKARDFFRINTLGTENLVSVVAQAEPNIRKFVFLSSLAAVGPSRNGKPVNEDTLPQPVSEYGRSKLQAEEAVLKFKNHLPVTIIRPPAVYGPRDKDLYVFYRMLKKGIFPYWGMCYYSLIYVDDLVKAITEIGVSTDTYGETYFVSDGNIYSNVDIANAISQAVGSRPIRLRIPNRFLPIIASIGGILSRKTGIINIDKIKEICYPRWVCDSSKANMKFGFLPKTKIKEGITWTANWYKIHRWL
- a CDS encoding pyridoxal phosphate-dependent aminotransferase family protein, producing MDGKLVQDSSMAVKKSSDLFEKCFRFTRVKELKAVGLYPYFRVIESAQEPVVIMNGKKMVMVGSNNYLGLTNHPKVKEAAIEAIRKYGSGCAGSRFLNGTLDIHIRLENKLAQFMRKESALVFSTGFQVNLGAISALVGKDDVAIIDKMDHASIIDGARLSYGEVRKFRHNDMADLERILDESNALGKFIVVDGVFSMEGDIAELPQIVRLAKKYGARTMVDDAHAIGVLGKTGRGTAEHFGIESDVDIIMGTYSKSLASIGGFVAGSEDVIDYIKHFARSLIFSASPPPASVASVLAAIEIIEQEPERIKRLWKNTKKMLKGFKEMGFDVGVSQTPIIPIMVGENETAFKMAMMLQDNGVFANVAVSPAVPNGKALIRTSYMATHTDEHLDIVLEAFSVVGKQLGLIK
- a CDS encoding N-acetyltransferase, which gives rise to MELVEVGSKKDIDAFIKFPLSIYRNDLLYAPPLLREMKSQFSKKNPFFDHAEVKLFLIKGKGRIASIINRRHIEFHNENVGFFGFFECINDPEVSKTLFGRVSQELKKHALEVMRGPMNFSTNEECGFLLNGFDLPPMLMTPYNPSYYNDLATSFGMQKSKDLFAYIYDVQDELPEKVLKVAGFAEKQGISIRPISMKNFGSDMTAFKEIYNSSWHDNWGFIPLTDRELNFMAGRLKPVIVPELSLIAERKGEPIGFMGLLPDYNHVLRAMKGRLNPVTIIKAIYYSRRIKDLRLLLLGIKKDMRAKGVDALLFREGFNTLKKKGFKRIEFSWVLEDNLPVQRIVRMLGGKLYKTYRIYEKGL
- a CDS encoding beta-ketoacyl-[acyl-carrier-protein] synthase family protein; translation: MRRVVITGIGAVSPLGNTFKKSWDSLKSGISGIGMHGLNIKGAWRSAGMLKDFHAEEFLSIKEINRLDPFIHYAVSASIMAVNDAGLKGKSLSSSGVLIGSSRGGISHLERALKGTVSAYLMPFTTIGMAGSYVAQRLSIKGSSLGISNSCASGANAIGEAYRAIKHTILDIVLAGASEAPICLLAIEGYGRAGALSRQGKMMPFDRERDGFILSEGSCVLVLEEYESALKRGAKPYAEVIGYACTVDAFHETRPSIAGQADAMKKALLDSGLNPEDIDYINAHATATLIGDKTEAEAICAVFKKTISITANKSMTGHMLGASGALEAGFTAMSLVESIIPPTINLKETEFELDFVTEQRKANIKTAISNSFGFGGVNAVLVLRKL